In Bythopirellula goksoeyrii, a single window of DNA contains:
- a CDS encoding WcaF family extracellular polysaccharide biosynthesis acetyltransferase → MKNDKKILDSTAVIEDPVETSDRSFVDLSTFDNSDYNPGRGKLVRIVWYFLSLLLFESGWFPVGRFKLLLLRWFGARIGKGVVIKPHVRIKNPWRLTLGDHCWIGQNVWIDNIESVAIGNHVCISQLVYFCTGSHDHRKTTFDLVARPIVVGNGTWVGARATLLGGVDIGANVIVAAGSVVTNSVQNCEFVGGVPAKVIGKHELPSA, encoded by the coding sequence ATGAAGAACGATAAGAAGATTCTCGACAGCACTGCTGTGATTGAAGATCCGGTTGAAACTAGTGATCGATCTTTCGTCGACTTGAGCACATTCGATAATTCTGATTACAATCCAGGCCGAGGCAAGTTGGTCCGAATCGTTTGGTACTTTTTGAGTTTACTCCTCTTTGAGAGCGGTTGGTTTCCCGTCGGTCGCTTCAAGTTATTGCTCCTGCGATGGTTTGGTGCACGAATCGGCAAAGGAGTTGTAATCAAACCCCATGTACGTATCAAGAATCCGTGGCGACTGACCCTCGGTGACCATTGCTGGATCGGGCAAAATGTCTGGATCGACAATATCGAAAGTGTGGCTATCGGCAATCATGTTTGCATCTCTCAACTAGTTTATTTTTGTACTGGCAGCCATGATCATAGGAAGACTACCTTCGATCTGGTTGCTAGACCGATAGTAGTCGGAAACGGTACTTGGGTAGGAGCACGGGCAACACTTTTGGGAGGGGTAGACATTGGAGCAAATGTGATCGTGGCAGCTGGAAGTGTCGTAACTAATTCCGTTCAGAATTGTGAGTTCGTCGGCGGGGTCCCTGCTAAAGTCATCGGGAAACACGAACTCCCCTCGGCGTAA
- a CDS encoding glycosyltransferase, whose amino-acid sequence MTSPLSCIHFVSEIRLELGGVVQAVVDLCQAISARGHKVTLVTFDATDVPAHWTEASGNWPQVVEIKSASYSKRFVSREGLQDFRDMLDGVDLAHLHTPWEPSNLQIMRVLRKQGIPYIVTVHGMLDEWSMQRKSLKKQAYLSLCGRKLFENATTVHLTAESESEQASRWVPIGDREAVQCYALDLTSYDPLPGPDPAYKAYPAICPERKKILFLSRIHPKKGVEFLLQAGALLRDEGLPVQLLIAGPGEESYINQLKALARNLGIEEQTEFLGMVRGIEKRSLFQLSDVFVLPTYQENFGLVIAEAMACGTPVVTTRGTDIWREIERGGARIAEINGESLADEIRVFVTDKQLRDEIGQKGLHFVRNWLDRDNVVQGYERIYRDTVEKGPR is encoded by the coding sequence TTGACGTCCCCCTTATCATGTATCCATTTTGTCAGTGAGATTCGGCTCGAACTTGGGGGCGTTGTTCAGGCCGTCGTTGACCTCTGTCAGGCCATCTCTGCCCGCGGGCACAAGGTGACTTTGGTTACCTTTGATGCAACCGATGTTCCAGCACATTGGACGGAAGCTTCTGGAAATTGGCCTCAGGTAGTTGAAATCAAGTCGGCTTCGTACTCGAAACGGTTTGTAAGCCGCGAGGGACTTCAAGACTTTCGAGACATGCTCGATGGAGTCGATCTGGCTCATTTGCATACTCCGTGGGAACCTAGCAATTTGCAGATAATGCGGGTCCTGCGGAAGCAGGGAATACCTTACATCGTCACCGTACACGGAATGTTGGACGAGTGGTCGATGCAACGCAAGTCGCTAAAGAAGCAGGCCTATTTGTCGCTCTGCGGGCGCAAATTATTTGAAAACGCGACAACGGTCCATTTGACGGCCGAGTCGGAGAGTGAACAGGCCAGTCGTTGGGTCCCGATCGGTGATCGAGAAGCAGTCCAGTGCTACGCTTTGGATTTGACTTCCTACGACCCTCTGCCGGGACCCGATCCAGCCTACAAGGCCTATCCTGCGATTTGTCCGGAGAGGAAAAAGATCCTCTTCTTGAGTCGCATCCACCCCAAGAAGGGAGTCGAATTCCTGCTACAGGCGGGTGCCCTCTTACGCGATGAAGGGTTACCGGTTCAGTTGCTCATCGCCGGGCCGGGTGAAGAGAGCTACATCAATCAACTGAAAGCATTGGCTCGTAACTTGGGCATCGAAGAACAAACCGAGTTCCTGGGAATGGTGCGAGGAATTGAAAAACGATCGTTATTTCAACTTTCCGATGTGTTTGTGCTGCCAACCTATCAGGAAAACTTCGGACTAGTGATTGCCGAAGCCATGGCCTGCGGCACACCTGTGGTAACAACTCGCGGGACGGATATATGGCGCGAAATCGAGCGGGGCGGTGCCCGGATCGCGGAGATAAACGGAGAGTCTTTGGCCGACGAGATACGTGTTTTTGTTACTGACAAACAGTTGCGCGATGAAATCGGTCAGAAAGGACTACATTTTGTTCGCAACTGGCTTGATAGAGACAATGTGGTCCAAGGGTATGAACGTATATATCGTGACACCGTTGAGAAGGGACCACGGTAG
- a CDS encoding glycosyltransferase family 4 protein has protein sequence MTNTRVKLAIVSNVIAPYRASQHLRIARELGEKVELWSLVLFEHDWQPWQREFPPEIRPVVFGKGEVLQSKHLHPLRQWLKMGEVIRFLQDKQIDMVITTGANDLGLLRLIRWCSKNCIPNFLFGDSNVLGDKADGIRGYLKQLFVGYAVKHVTGLLPCGVRGKQFFERYGGAHKPVFFLPHEPNYDRIFSISIDQCLAVQAKYGLQSDRNYFIYSGRLVSVKGVDTLIAAFIRIALDRPDWDLLVVGGGELEAELKARVPANLKNRIVWTGFVSDQEELFALYHSAEVFVLPSRFEPWAVVVCEAAAAGLAILTSEMVGAGTELCREGYNGAVFPAGDVNNLSDKLLWVTEDDERLAELQCNTLQALDDWRRRGDPVQGVRLAMSEVGLLECPKPVEPNPPTPLERSLESCTYKSV, from the coding sequence ATGACGAATACTAGAGTAAAACTGGCGATCGTTTCTAACGTAATTGCTCCCTATCGGGCAAGTCAACATTTGCGCATCGCAAGGGAACTTGGGGAAAAGGTCGAATTGTGGTCGTTAGTCTTGTTCGAACACGATTGGCAGCCTTGGCAAAGAGAATTTCCTCCTGAGATTCGTCCTGTCGTCTTTGGTAAAGGAGAGGTATTGCAATCGAAGCACCTTCATCCGCTGCGCCAATGGTTAAAAATGGGGGAGGTTATTAGATTCTTGCAAGATAAACAGATCGATATGGTGATAACCACCGGTGCTAATGACCTTGGTCTACTAAGGCTTATTCGGTGGTGTAGTAAGAATTGTATCCCTAATTTTCTCTTTGGCGATTCAAACGTCCTCGGAGATAAAGCAGACGGTATTCGTGGCTATTTAAAACAACTATTCGTAGGATACGCTGTGAAGCACGTGACAGGTTTGCTTCCTTGCGGAGTTCGCGGAAAGCAGTTTTTTGAACGCTATGGAGGTGCTCACAAGCCAGTTTTCTTCTTACCGCACGAGCCGAACTACGACCGGATTTTCTCAATTTCTATAGACCAATGCTTAGCTGTACAAGCTAAATACGGTCTTCAATCGGACCGCAACTATTTCATTTATTCTGGTAGGCTGGTCTCAGTGAAGGGAGTTGACACTCTGATTGCCGCTTTTATACGGATCGCCCTTGATCGGCCTGACTGGGACCTCCTGGTCGTGGGAGGTGGCGAACTTGAAGCAGAGCTCAAGGCAAGAGTTCCGGCAAACCTGAAGAATCGAATAGTTTGGACAGGCTTTGTCAGTGACCAGGAGGAACTATTTGCCTTGTATCATTCTGCGGAAGTGTTTGTGTTGCCGAGTCGTTTTGAGCCTTGGGCAGTGGTCGTCTGTGAAGCAGCAGCAGCAGGTCTGGCAATCCTGACAAGCGAAATGGTAGGTGCAGGGACTGAGCTCTGTCGCGAGGGATACAATGGAGCCGTTTTCCCGGCAGGAGACGTTAACAATCTTTCAGATAAACTTTTGTGGGTCACCGAAGACGATGAGCGACTTGCGGAATTACAATGCAACACACTACAAGCCCTCGATGACTGGCGACGACGTGGAGACCCAGTACAAGGCGTTCGATTGGCAATGTCCGAGGTAGGATTGCTAGAGTGTCCAAAACCAGTCGAGCCGAATCCCCCAACTCCTCTAGAGCGATCGCTTGAAAGCTGTACTTATAAGTCAGTATGA
- a CDS encoding FkbM family methyltransferase translates to MSFVLHALNDTDLFLDVGANVGSYTILACGVAGARGICYEPVPETYQRLMKNLAVNSLLDRTQAFNQGVGDSRSTLRFTEDEGCMNHVLTTAETAGKVIEVTVIALDEELREVPTMMKIDVEGYETMVLKGAERVLTDKTLNFILIELNGSGTRYGFDEEAIISTLKNHGFCPYNYDPWHRKLTRLQEKSNSSGNTLFIRDIEVANQRVQNAPKFHVLDKSL, encoded by the coding sequence ATGTCTTTCGTCTTACATGCCTTGAACGACACAGATCTCTTTTTAGACGTCGGAGCTAACGTAGGTTCTTACACGATTTTGGCCTGTGGAGTGGCGGGGGCAAGAGGGATCTGCTACGAGCCCGTGCCAGAAACCTACCAGAGATTGATGAAAAATCTTGCAGTCAATTCCTTGCTCGATCGCACACAGGCTTTCAATCAAGGTGTAGGCGATAGCCGATCTACCCTAAGGTTTACTGAAGACGAAGGCTGCATGAACCATGTTCTGACTACCGCTGAAACTGCTGGCAAGGTCATTGAAGTTACCGTCATTGCATTAGATGAGGAATTAAGGGAAGTCCCCACAATGATGAAGATCGATGTTGAGGGGTACGAAACGATGGTACTCAAAGGGGCTGAGCGGGTGCTGACGGACAAGACTCTGAACTTCATTTTGATCGAATTAAATGGAAGTGGCACACGTTATGGGTTTGACGAGGAAGCGATTATCAGCACGTTGAAGAATCACGGTTTCTGTCCGTACAACTATGATCCATGGCATCGGAAACTAACTCGTCTGCAGGAGAAAAGCAACTCATCAGGGAACACCCTTTTCATTCGCGACATCGAAGTCGCAAATCAAAGAGTCCAAAATGCCCCTAAATTCCATGTATTGGATAAGTCCTTGTAG
- a CDS encoding oligosaccharide flippase family protein, whose translation MQSLQSENDGKNTSTAEVVSGERLPSQKALGKTAGSGFTWLSLTLAVGKLLSFVTQIVLGRLLLDEDFGVFAIATSIANFLRILNDGGVAQVLIQRGPALFEKWTAPAFWIGICFSLFTGIFLAAASPWIAALYGDSQLVPLLWVFALTIVISAPTTLFKAKLRIELRFRTLAWVGTVWFFLRYLGVIYLAYRGYGAMSFVLPLPLASLFECVAFYILTRMTPWKGGWQLHLWPSILGNSTWAMLSAFARGLARNGDYIVLGLLVSPSLVGQYFFGYQLTAQFAILMASNVQFVLFPVLSHLATDPGRQSRAIIKTIRVMMLVSCPICLLVAINIEVLEAVLWDKKWSMAVPLMQIFSIVAPIRLIPDIVHAAITSRGEFRRSANLFLLEGAFLMLSVWLAASITGANITGIALIVATLQTGFSLALTMIVLSNFKISISLIVKALMPAWLCSMGAALITVKIGNAITTDGQYFVLLAANTAIFCALFLLFMRLFFSRRLAELAGIIPPPWDSFLLRSLFLDSSAWQN comes from the coding sequence ATGCAATCTCTTCAGTCGGAAAACGATGGTAAGAATACATCAACTGCCGAAGTGGTTAGTGGAGAACGCCTTCCTTCTCAAAAGGCTCTCGGGAAGACTGCAGGAAGTGGGTTTACCTGGTTATCCTTAACTCTGGCCGTCGGCAAGTTGCTCAGCTTTGTTACGCAGATTGTTCTCGGACGATTACTGTTGGATGAAGACTTCGGCGTGTTTGCTATTGCTACCTCAATCGCTAACTTTCTCCGAATATTGAACGACGGGGGAGTTGCCCAAGTACTGATTCAGCGGGGACCAGCACTCTTTGAAAAATGGACCGCTCCTGCTTTTTGGATCGGCATATGTTTCAGTCTTTTTACGGGAATCTTCTTGGCTGCCGCGTCTCCTTGGATTGCTGCGCTTTATGGTGATTCGCAGTTGGTGCCTCTGTTGTGGGTATTTGCATTGACGATAGTAATTAGTGCACCAACGACACTATTCAAAGCAAAACTTCGGATTGAACTCCGGTTTAGAACACTCGCTTGGGTCGGAACCGTCTGGTTTTTTCTTCGGTACCTGGGAGTTATTTACTTGGCCTACCGAGGATATGGAGCCATGAGTTTCGTCTTGCCTCTTCCTCTTGCATCCTTATTTGAATGCGTTGCCTTTTATATTCTAACGCGAATGACTCCTTGGAAAGGGGGGTGGCAGCTTCACTTGTGGCCGAGCATTCTCGGAAATTCCACGTGGGCAATGCTCTCCGCATTTGCACGGGGGCTTGCACGCAATGGAGATTACATCGTCCTTGGTTTGCTGGTATCACCTAGTCTAGTCGGCCAGTATTTTTTCGGTTATCAGCTTACAGCACAATTCGCCATTCTAATGGCTAGTAATGTGCAATTTGTACTCTTTCCAGTTCTGAGCCACTTGGCAACTGACCCTGGTCGCCAATCGAGAGCGATAATCAAAACGATTCGTGTGATGATGTTAGTCTCGTGTCCGATATGTTTGCTCGTAGCAATCAATATTGAAGTTCTCGAAGCTGTGCTTTGGGACAAGAAGTGGTCAATGGCTGTGCCTCTGATGCAGATCTTTTCAATTGTTGCTCCAATTCGACTTATTCCTGATATTGTTCATGCAGCCATTACGTCTCGGGGAGAGTTTCGACGAAGCGCAAACTTATTCCTACTAGAAGGGGCCTTCCTCATGCTGAGCGTCTGGCTGGCGGCAAGCATCACTGGAGCTAATATTACCGGCATAGCCTTGATTGTTGCCACTTTGCAAACAGGGTTTTCGTTGGCCCTTACGATGATTGTCTTATCAAACTTCAAGATATCTATATCACTTATCGTGAAAGCGTTAATGCCAGCTTGGCTCTGCTCAATGGGAGCAGCATTGATTACTGTAAAGATTGGGAATGCCATTACGACTGACGGTCAATACTTCGTTCTGCTTGCAGCCAACACCGCAATCTTCTGTGCACTATTCTTGTTGTTCATGCGATTGTTTTTTAGTCGTCGTCTTGCTGAATTGGCTGGTATCATTCCCCCTCCCTGGGACAGCTTTCTGCTGAGATCGCTATTTCTCGACTCTTCTGCTTGGCAGAACTAG
- a CDS encoding putative capsular polysaccharide synthesis family protein codes for MDPKKITSENLSGSARWACRNIVLRRKPAKIISLVRHPIDNMLSTFARSDFGQQASQADRDSTQGESIDSDQVLSEFCESYLQSDRYLHPLQWFTTEFQAALGVNVYDYPFDKQNGFVKFSEGPYDVLIMRTEITDEKKSRLVADFLGLPEIEMVNLAITADPSNPLLPGTPGEQTVYAEKYRALKEGIVIPPSYLDTIVNSQYAKHFFTEQERASIRKNYEGTRGSEAVETEDSGQADL; via the coding sequence TTGGATCCAAAGAAGATAACATCAGAGAATCTGTCTGGATCCGCCCGCTGGGCATGTAGAAACATAGTTCTCAGGCGAAAGCCTGCTAAAATAATCTCTCTAGTACGGCATCCTATTGATAACATGCTTTCTACCTTTGCACGAAGCGACTTTGGTCAGCAAGCAAGCCAAGCAGATAGGGACTCAACGCAAGGGGAGAGCATCGACTCTGATCAAGTGTTGAGTGAATTTTGCGAGTCCTATCTGCAATCAGATCGTTACTTGCATCCGCTCCAGTGGTTTACCACCGAGTTTCAGGCGGCTCTGGGAGTCAATGTCTACGATTATCCTTTTGACAAGCAGAATGGTTTTGTCAAATTCTCAGAAGGGCCCTATGATGTACTCATTATGAGGACCGAAATAACTGATGAGAAGAAATCAAGACTGGTAGCAGATTTTCTGGGGCTCCCTGAAATCGAAATGGTAAATCTCGCAATTACCGCAGACCCTAGTAATCCCCTACTCCCGGGAACACCTGGTGAACAAACCGTTTATGCGGAGAAATATAGGGCTTTGAAAGAAGGCATCGTGATCCCACCTAGCTACTTGGATACTATCGTCAATTCGCAGTATGCAAAGCACTTCTTTACTGAGCAGGAGCGTGCTTCAATAAGGAAGAATTACGAAGGAACGAGAGGCTCGGAAGCAGTGGAGACTGAAGATTCAGGACAAGCTGATCTTTAA
- a CDS encoding sulfotransferase — MTERTDDELLQKPILVVGCGRSGMNFLGDAIAQYPTLAVAHEPRLVWKRGNDRLSDLLRPHHARPEVIADIRAHFASVVRKEGKQRYIDVTPGNAVRLDFVDKVFPDCQYVHFIRDGVDNVLSMRRFYAVVARILRRNTPKLQDSYMARRAKESRLRQLPYMVVEAIRRMAPSWLLPLVGPPVAGVRLPAMSAMRREMDLLDVCFLQWRYSVESACQFGRSLPPGRYMECRIETFCEEDLRRIYGFLGLEITPEALEFVRKSFQPGRIGPAMQDCFPEELERLKSMVEPTMQWIESYQRDHLSSDTSTPSSTGNPDRHTT, encoded by the coding sequence ATGACCGAGCGTACTGATGACGAACTCTTACAGAAACCGATTTTAGTTGTCGGATGTGGCCGCAGTGGGATGAATTTCCTTGGCGATGCAATTGCACAATATCCAACGTTGGCGGTTGCCCATGAGCCTCGATTAGTTTGGAAGCGAGGCAACGACCGGCTTTCCGATTTATTACGTCCGCATCATGCACGGCCGGAAGTCATTGCCGATATTCGAGCTCATTTTGCTTCGGTCGTTCGCAAAGAGGGCAAGCAGCGCTATATCGACGTCACTCCAGGCAACGCGGTCCGCCTCGATTTCGTCGACAAAGTTTTTCCCGACTGCCAGTATGTCCACTTTATTCGAGATGGAGTGGATAACGTGCTTTCGATGCGAAGGTTCTACGCCGTCGTCGCACGTATCCTTCGCAGAAATACTCCAAAATTGCAAGACAGTTACATGGCGCGCCGCGCGAAAGAATCGCGTCTGCGGCAGCTCCCCTACATGGTTGTGGAGGCGATACGAAGGATGGCGCCTTCTTGGCTCCTACCTCTGGTAGGACCCCCGGTTGCAGGTGTCCGGCTTCCCGCAATGTCGGCTATGCGACGCGAGATGGACCTTCTTGACGTCTGTTTTCTCCAATGGAGGTATTCGGTCGAATCAGCCTGTCAGTTTGGACGTAGCCTCCCGCCGGGTCGTTACATGGAGTGCCGTATTGAAACGTTCTGCGAAGAGGACCTAAGACGGATTTACGGTTTTCTCGGATTAGAAATCACGCCGGAAGCACTCGAGTTCGTGCGCAAGAGTTTCCAGCCAGGGCGAATTGGCCCAGCGATGCAGGATTGCTTTCCCGAGGAACTTGAGCGGCTCAAGTCCATGGTCGAGCCGACGATGCAATGGATCGAATCGTATCAACGGGACCATCTCTCCTCTGATACGAGCACACCGTCGTCCACTGGCAACCCCGATCGACATACGACTTGA
- a CDS encoding pyruvate kinase, producing MATRDRVINILCTLGPSSLNRQVIERLQVRGVDLFRINLSHTPLSKVEETIRIIQDHSSTPICLDTEGAQVRTGTMEKDVVVQDRQHVRLTAETVVGTGDCLSLTPPTLFAGLRPNNLIGLDFDGVVLLVLHADETGADTVVLNGGKVGSNKAVVIDPAPKLPPLTDDDIGAVEIGRQMGVTHFALSFANTAEDVALLRKYAGPGSTIISKIESKLGVRNLDEILAESDAILIDRGDLSREVPLENIPFLQKAIIRKGNMANKPVHVATNLLESMLVNRKPTRAELNDITNTLLDGANGLVLAAETAIGKYPVGAVDMVLSMIERFRRSLDGYRIEDLLESSPLLLPSLHGRSDIEKHSVASYRPMPKELLSKLPAIEVDLETAMDIEQIAHGVYSPLNGFMTEAQLESVLNDFRLPSGDIWTMPIILQGKSQEFAAYQPGQSIRLIDHRTGESTAILHLEDKYEVDLESVASRWFGTTDKNHPGVARFMSRGVTLLGGPIEYLGPASIARSPYQLTPEQTRMLFEIKGWSKIIAFHTRNAPHRGHEYVIANACERSNADGVLIHPVIGPKKSGDFTQEAILGAYERLITARLPNSLLAAFSTYSRYCGPREAVFTALCRKNFGCTHFVLGRDHTGVGNFYAANQNKDLFDQLGDIGITPVFFDTVYYSEEKDAMVESTAPNEKHLRSISGTMIRNLLLEGQPVPDWCMREEVSNYLLELREAKRPLFVD from the coding sequence GTGGCCACACGGGATCGCGTTATCAATATTCTCTGCACACTCGGCCCCAGTTCCTTGAATCGCCAAGTGATCGAACGGCTGCAGGTTCGCGGCGTGGACTTGTTTCGTATCAATCTGTCGCATACCCCGCTCAGCAAAGTCGAAGAGACGATTCGCATTATTCAGGACCATTCGTCGACGCCGATTTGCCTCGATACGGAAGGGGCCCAAGTGCGGACCGGCACGATGGAGAAGGACGTGGTGGTGCAAGATCGCCAGCATGTGCGGCTGACCGCCGAGACGGTGGTTGGCACGGGTGATTGCCTATCGCTGACTCCTCCGACCCTCTTTGCGGGATTGCGGCCGAATAACTTGATTGGACTCGATTTCGATGGCGTGGTGTTGCTGGTACTCCATGCGGATGAGACTGGTGCCGATACCGTGGTATTAAACGGCGGGAAGGTTGGCTCGAACAAGGCCGTAGTGATTGATCCGGCTCCCAAATTGCCGCCGCTGACCGATGACGATATTGGAGCGGTTGAGATCGGCCGGCAGATGGGGGTCACCCATTTTGCGCTCTCCTTTGCTAATACGGCCGAGGATGTTGCCCTGTTGCGAAAGTATGCGGGGCCAGGATCGACGATAATTTCCAAGATCGAGAGCAAGCTGGGTGTGCGCAATCTGGATGAAATCCTGGCAGAATCGGATGCGATCCTGATCGATCGGGGAGATTTGTCGCGCGAAGTGCCGCTAGAGAATATCCCGTTTTTGCAGAAGGCGATAATCCGCAAGGGGAACATGGCCAACAAACCAGTCCATGTGGCTACGAACCTGCTCGAGTCGATGCTTGTTAATCGTAAACCGACCAGGGCGGAGTTGAACGATATCACTAACACCTTGCTGGACGGGGCGAATGGGCTCGTTCTGGCCGCCGAAACGGCGATCGGCAAGTACCCCGTAGGGGCGGTCGACATGGTGCTGAGCATGATCGAGCGATTCCGGCGGTCGTTAGATGGGTATCGGATCGAGGATCTGCTGGAATCGAGCCCCCTGCTGCTCCCTTCTCTCCATGGGCGAAGCGATATTGAGAAGCATAGCGTGGCTTCGTATCGTCCGATGCCGAAGGAGTTGCTCAGCAAACTTCCAGCGATCGAAGTCGATCTTGAAACGGCGATGGACATCGAACAGATTGCCCATGGAGTCTATTCGCCTCTGAATGGCTTCATGACTGAGGCACAATTGGAGAGTGTGCTCAATGACTTTCGCCTGCCCTCCGGTGATATTTGGACCATGCCGATTATTCTGCAGGGCAAGAGCCAGGAATTTGCCGCCTATCAACCGGGGCAATCGATTCGGCTCATCGACCACCGCACCGGCGAATCGACAGCAATTCTCCATCTGGAGGATAAATACGAAGTGGACTTGGAGAGCGTCGCCAGCCGCTGGTTTGGCACGACCGACAAGAACCACCCGGGGGTGGCTCGGTTTATGAGCCGAGGTGTCACACTCTTGGGTGGACCCATCGAATATCTGGGCCCAGCGAGTATTGCCCGCTCGCCCTACCAACTGACGCCCGAACAAACTCGCATGCTGTTTGAGATTAAGGGTTGGTCGAAGATTATTGCGTTTCACACCCGCAATGCTCCCCATCGAGGGCACGAGTATGTCATCGCAAATGCCTGTGAACGAAGCAATGCCGACGGCGTGCTCATTCATCCTGTCATCGGCCCAAAAAAATCGGGAGATTTCACTCAAGAGGCAATCCTGGGAGCCTACGAGCGACTGATCACGGCAAGACTCCCCAACTCTCTACTGGCGGCGTTCAGCACGTACTCACGCTACTGCGGGCCACGCGAAGCGGTGTTTACGGCACTGTGTCGCAAGAATTTTGGATGCACGCACTTCGTCTTGGGGCGAGATCATACGGGCGTGGGCAACTTCTACGCCGCCAACCAGAACAAAGACTTGTTTGATCAACTGGGGGACATTGGCATCACCCCTGTGTTCTTTGATACGGTGTATTATTCGGAGGAGAAAGATGCCATGGTCGAGTCCACTGCCCCCAATGAAAAACATTTACGATCGATCTCAGGGACCATGATTCGGAATTTACTTTTAGAAGGCCAGCCAGTACCCGACTGGTGCATGCGAGAGGAAGTTTCCAATTACCTGCTGGAGTTGCGCGAAGCGAAGAGGCCGCTATTTGTGGACTGA
- a CDS encoding formylglycine-generating enzyme family protein codes for MISLKTEWNILTLLVTFALPVSPVLAVSIETVLVGNPHNAPDHDYFAPGNVLQQGPNDGGRGSVAYNYEIGKYLVTNAQYAEFLNAVASEDAHLLYNTAMNSAIYGGITRSGTSGNYSYTLKPNMAHKPITQVNFWDAARFTNWLHNGQPTGAQDDTTTEDGVYTLGGVTVPDNLSVFRNVGAKWFLPNEDEWYKAAFHQPASQGGDSDDYWMFPTASNVQPITATADSVGNISNPGSNVASYQGTANWNGSTNGNLTTVGSAGPLSESYYGTADMAGNAWDWLETIVYTSVNVRDEDGRRVWGAGHDNNPTNFRADHNVHHFVATEDRRNLGFRVARYAQEALFAGDFDLDDDVDENDLTDPTLGWSARYGIDLDGSDFLNWQRQFGSSDVPQTSSATVVPEPSSSLLLIGLVTVAGRFLYRDIGGLG; via the coding sequence ATGATTAGCTTGAAAACCGAGTGGAATATACTTACTCTTCTAGTCACTTTCGCCCTTCCAGTCTCTCCTGTGCTTGCTGTATCGATCGAAACAGTCCTGGTCGGCAATCCTCACAATGCTCCGGATCATGATTACTTCGCGCCAGGCAACGTTCTGCAGCAAGGGCCCAACGATGGCGGGCGGGGATCAGTGGCATATAACTACGAGATCGGTAAATATTTGGTGACCAATGCACAGTACGCCGAGTTCTTAAATGCAGTTGCTTCTGAAGATGCTCACCTCCTGTATAATACAGCAATGAATAGCGCTATATATGGCGGCATTACAAGAAGTGGAACAAGTGGGAATTACTCCTATACGCTAAAACCAAATATGGCCCACAAGCCAATCACCCAGGTAAATTTCTGGGATGCCGCACGCTTCACCAACTGGCTTCACAATGGCCAACCCACTGGCGCCCAAGACGATACTACGACCGAAGATGGCGTATACACTCTAGGGGGAGTCACAGTTCCAGACAACTTGAGTGTTTTTCGAAACGTAGGAGCCAAGTGGTTTCTTCCGAATGAGGATGAATGGTATAAAGCCGCTTTCCATCAACCAGCATCACAGGGGGGGGATTCCGATGATTACTGGATGTTTCCTACGGCGAGCAATGTACAACCGATCACTGCAACTGCCGATTCGGTAGGGAACATCAGTAACCCTGGATCGAATGTGGCAAGCTATCAAGGGACTGCAAATTGGAATGGTTCAACGAATGGCAATCTCACCACAGTTGGGAGTGCGGGACCGCTTAGCGAAAGTTACTATGGTACAGCCGATATGGCAGGAAACGCGTGGGATTGGTTAGAAACGATTGTCTACACCAGCGTCAATGTTCGCGATGAAGATGGGCGTAGGGTTTGGGGCGCAGGGCATGACAATAATCCTACGAATTTCCGTGCCGATCATAATGTTCATCATTTCGTTGCAACAGAGGACCGACGAAATCTTGGCTTCCGCGTCGCCAGATATGCCCAGGAAGCACTCTTTGCTGGGGACTTTGATCTCGACGACGATGTCGATGAGAATGACCTCACCGATCCAACTCTTGGTTGGTCAGCCCGCTACGGCATCGATTTAGATGGATCGGATTTTCTTAATTGGCAGCGCCAATTCGGTAGTAGCGACGTTCCTCAAACATCTTCGGCGACAGTTGTGCCGGAGCCTTCGAGTAGTTTGCTGCTCATAGGACTCGTCACCGTCGCGGGGCGCTTCCTGTATCGAGACATTGGCGGACTGGGTTGA